The following proteins come from a genomic window of Halorussus halophilus:
- a CDS encoding DNA topoisomerase I, whose product MELIITEKDNAARRIADILSGESADAERKNGVNVYKWGGKRCIGLSGHVVGVDFPDEYNDWRDVEPVELIDAPIEKKATKENIVSTLRVLARKASTVTIATDYDREGELIGKEAWELVRDVNDDVPIRRVRFSSITENEVTEAFNDPDELDFDLAAAGEARQEIDLIWGAALTRFLSLSARQLGDDFISVGRVQSPTLKLIVDREREIEAFDPEDYWEMFADLQKRAEEADTDEEELPFEAQYFYLDEDDNEAERVWDEETAEAVFDALESATEATVERVSRRTRTDDPPAPFNTTQFIRAAGSLGYSAQRAMSIAEDLYTAGYMTYPRTDNTVYPDDLDPEELLDTFSANYHFNEDAEDLLEADDITPTEGDEETTDHPPIHPTEDIPTKSDLSDDEWEVYELVVRRFFATVADSATWEHLKVVAGVDDHKLKANGKRLVEEGYHAVYPYYNTSENFVPDVTEGETLGLSDARIEDKQTQPPRRYGQSRLIETMEKMGIGTKATRHETIQKLYDRGYVENDPPRPTQLAQAVVEAAEQYADLVVSEEMTSELEQDMNDIAAGETDLDEVADNSREYLEQVFEGLRESREEVGDLLQKSLKADKTLGPCPESGHDLLVRQSRHGSYFIGCDGYPDCTYTLPLPNTGKPLILEETCDEHDLHHVKMLAGRQTFVHGCPLCKAEEADEEEDQVIGECPECGDEHEDGELAIKHLQNGSRLVGCTRYPDCDYSLPLPRRGDIEVTDEYCEEHDLPELVVHSGDEPWELGCPICNYREFKAQDSESGSDLETLDGLGAKTAEKLADAGIESIDDLKSAEVETVADQVAGVSEDRLRGWQAKAD is encoded by the coding sequence ATGGAACTGATAATCACCGAGAAGGACAACGCCGCGCGACGTATCGCAGACATCCTGAGCGGTGAGTCCGCCGACGCCGAACGCAAGAACGGCGTCAACGTCTACAAGTGGGGCGGCAAGCGGTGCATCGGCCTCTCGGGCCACGTCGTCGGCGTGGACTTCCCCGACGAGTACAACGACTGGCGCGACGTCGAACCGGTCGAACTCATCGACGCACCCATCGAGAAGAAAGCGACGAAGGAGAACATCGTCTCGACATTGCGAGTCCTCGCTCGCAAAGCGAGTACTGTCACGATTGCGACGGACTACGACCGCGAGGGCGAACTCATCGGCAAGGAAGCGTGGGAGTTAGTTCGAGACGTGAACGACGACGTGCCGATTCGCCGGGTACGCTTCTCCTCGATTACCGAAAACGAGGTTACGGAAGCGTTCAACGACCCCGACGAGTTGGACTTCGACTTGGCGGCCGCAGGTGAAGCACGCCAAGAAATCGACCTGATTTGGGGCGCGGCACTGACGCGGTTCCTCTCGCTCTCCGCTCGCCAGTTGGGCGACGACTTCATCTCGGTGGGCCGGGTCCAGTCACCCACACTAAAGCTCATCGTGGACCGCGAGCGCGAAATCGAGGCGTTCGACCCCGAGGACTACTGGGAGATGTTCGCGGACCTCCAGAAGCGCGCCGAGGAAGCAGATACCGACGAGGAGGAACTGCCGTTCGAAGCCCAGTACTTCTATCTGGACGAGGACGACAACGAGGCCGAGCGTGTCTGGGACGAGGAGACCGCCGAGGCTGTCTTCGACGCACTCGAATCTGCGACCGAGGCCACCGTCGAGAGAGTCTCACGCCGCACTCGTACCGACGACCCGCCCGCGCCGTTCAACACCACGCAGTTCATCCGCGCGGCCGGGAGTTTGGGGTATTCGGCCCAACGCGCGATGAGCATCGCCGAGGACCTCTACACTGCGGGGTACATGACCTACCCGCGTACCGACAACACGGTCTACCCGGACGACTTGGACCCCGAGGAACTGCTCGACACGTTCTCGGCGAACTACCACTTCAACGAGGACGCCGAGGACCTGCTGGAGGCCGACGACATCACGCCGACGGAAGGCGACGAAGAGACGACCGACCACCCGCCGATTCATCCGACCGAGGACATCCCGACCAAGTCGGACCTCTCGGACGACGAGTGGGAAGTCTACGAACTGGTCGTCCGGCGCTTCTTCGCCACCGTCGCCGATTCGGCGACGTGGGAACACCTCAAAGTCGTCGCTGGCGTGGACGACCACAAACTCAAGGCCAACGGCAAGCGCCTCGTCGAAGAGGGCTACCACGCGGTGTACCCGTACTACAACACCAGCGAGAACTTCGTCCCCGACGTGACTGAGGGCGAGACGCTTGGCCTCAGCGACGCCCGCATCGAAGACAAGCAGACCCAGCCACCCCGCCGATACGGCCAGTCGCGACTCATCGAGACGATGGAGAAGATGGGTATCGGGACGAAGGCGACCCGCCACGAGACGATTCAGAAGCTCTACGACCGCGGCTACGTCGAGAACGACCCGCCGCGGCCGACCCAATTGGCACAGGCAGTCGTGGAGGCCGCAGAGCAGTACGCCGACCTCGTGGTCAGCGAAGAGATGACCAGCGAGCTAGAGCAGGACATGAACGACATCGCGGCGGGCGAGACTGACTTGGACGAAGTCGCGGACAACTCTCGGGAGTACCTCGAACAAGTCTTCGAGGGACTGCGCGAGTCCCGCGAGGAAGTCGGCGACCTGCTCCAGAAGTCCCTCAAAGCGGACAAGACGCTCGGGCCGTGCCCCGAGTCGGGCCACGACCTGCTGGTTCGCCAGAGCAGACACGGTTCGTACTTCATCGGCTGTGACGGCTACCCGGACTGCACGTACACCCTGCCGCTCCCGAACACCGGCAAGCCGCTCATCTTGGAGGAGACCTGCGACGAACACGACCTCCACCACGTGAAGATGCTCGCAGGTAGACAGACGTTCGTCCACGGGTGTCCGCTCTGCAAGGCCGAGGAGGCCGACGAAGAGGAGGACCAAGTGATTGGGGAGTGTCCGGAGTGTGGAGACGAGCACGAAGACGGCGAGTTGGCAATCAAGCACCTCCAAAACGGCTCTCGACTCGTCGGGTGTACGCGCTATCCGGACTGTGACTACTCGCTCCCGCTCCCGCGCCGGGGCGACATCGAAGTCACCGACGAGTACTGCGAGGAACACGACCTACCCGAGTTGGTCGTCCACAGCGGTGACGAACCGTGGGAACTCGGCTGTCCCATCTGCAACTACCGGGAGTTCAAAGCCCAAGACAGCGAGTCTGGCAGTGACCTCGAAACGCTGGACGGCCTCGGCGCGAAGACCGCCGAGAAACTGGCCGACGCTGGCATCGAGAGCATCGACGACCTGAAGTCCGCGGAAGTGGAGACGGTCGCAGACCAAGTGGCCGGTGTGAGCGAGGATAGATTGCGAGGTTGGCAGGCGAAAGCGGATTAA
- a CDS encoding phosphoglycerol geranylgeranyltransferase — MTEPWDDWDHIVKLDPDKTLADGETFEDVCETGTDALEIGGTLDMTTEKMERVIDACAKHDVPIYQEPSNPAVVVEDDALDGYLVPIVLNAGDVSWVTGAHKEWARIDDIDWERTATEAYIVLNPDASVAELTDADCDQTPEDVAAYAEIAEQMYGQEIVYIEYSGTFGDPETVEAAANALDETTLFYGGGIHDYESAKTMAEHADTIIVGDLVHDEGVEAVRETVKGAKDAKAAAPESV; from the coding sequence ATGACCGAACCGTGGGACGACTGGGACCACATCGTGAAGTTAGACCCAGACAAGACGCTGGCGGACGGCGAAACCTTCGAAGACGTTTGCGAGACCGGCACCGACGCGCTCGAAATCGGCGGCACGCTCGACATGACCACCGAGAAGATGGAGCGGGTCATCGATGCCTGCGCGAAACACGACGTGCCCATCTACCAAGAACCGTCCAATCCGGCCGTCGTGGTCGAAGACGACGCGCTCGACGGCTACCTCGTGCCCATCGTCCTCAACGCGGGCGACGTGTCGTGGGTCACTGGCGCGCACAAGGAGTGGGCGCGCATCGACGACATCGACTGGGAGCGCACCGCCACAGAAGCGTACATCGTCCTGAACCCCGACGCGAGCGTGGCCGAGTTGACCGACGCCGACTGCGACCAGACGCCGGAAGACGTAGCGGCCTACGCCGAAATCGCCGAGCAGATGTACGGCCAAGAAATCGTCTACATCGAGTACTCCGGCACCTTCGGCGACCCCGAAACAGTCGAAGCCGCCGCAAATGCACTGGACGAGACGACGCTGTTCTACGGCGGCGGCATCCACGACTACGAGTCGGCCAAGACCATGGCCGAGCACGCAGACACGATTATCGTCGGTGACCTCGTCCACGACGAGGGCGTCGAGGCAGTTCGCGAGACTGTGAAGGGTGCGAAGGACGCCAAGGCGGCGGCCCCCGAATCGGTCTGA
- a CDS encoding ABC transporter ATP-binding protein, producing the protein MTAIETEGLTKYYGDTRGVEDLSFAVEDGEVFGFLGPNGAGKTTTIRTLLGFLAPTEGSARVLGRDVTDESELIDAKRHIGYLPSDPGFDEGTTGERLVRYHAELKGDERSEELLEIFDAPVEREIGEYSRGNKQKLAIVLAFMHDPDLVIMDEPTSGLDPLMQDHFYDFIESEQERGTTFFFSSHILSEVRKVCDRVGIIREGHLVEMEDIEELLDRSGKKVRLKVERSVTPEEFDFEGVHGFELNGENGEAEFMFTGAYDDLLDHLQTYHVRDLDIEEAPLEDVFMRFYGEETETAETVGESQAEPETATATGGETDA; encoded by the coding sequence ATGACTGCTATCGAAACCGAGGGACTGACGAAGTACTACGGCGACACTCGAGGGGTCGAAGACCTCTCGTTCGCCGTCGAGGACGGCGAGGTATTCGGTTTCCTCGGCCCCAACGGCGCGGGCAAGACCACGACGATTCGGACCCTGCTAGGGTTCCTCGCGCCGACCGAGGGGAGCGCGCGCGTTCTCGGCCGCGACGTGACCGACGAGTCCGAACTCATCGACGCCAAGCGTCACATCGGCTACCTCCCGAGCGACCCCGGTTTCGACGAAGGAACGACCGGCGAGCGACTCGTGCGCTACCACGCCGAACTCAAAGGCGACGAGCGAAGCGAGGAGCTTCTCGAAATCTTCGACGCGCCCGTCGAGCGCGAAATCGGCGAGTACTCCCGTGGGAACAAACAGAAGCTAGCTATCGTGCTGGCGTTCATGCACGACCCGGACCTCGTCATCATGGACGAACCCACCTCCGGACTCGACCCACTGATGCAGGACCACTTCTACGACTTCATCGAGTCCGAACAGGAACGTGGCACGACGTTCTTCTTCTCCAGTCACATCCTCAGTGAGGTTCGGAAAGTCTGTGACCGCGTGGGCATCATCCGCGAGGGCCACCTCGTGGAGATGGAGGACATCGAAGAACTGCTCGACCGAAGCGGCAAGAAGGTGCGACTGAAAGTCGAGCGGTCCGTCACCCCCGAGGAGTTCGACTTCGAGGGCGTCCACGGCTTCGAACTGAACGGCGAAAACGGCGAGGCCGAGTTCATGTTCACCGGCGCGTACGACGACCTACTCGACCACCTCCAAACGTATCACGTCCGGGACTTAGACATCGAGGAAGCGCCGCTCGAAGACGTGTTCATGCGCTTCTACGGCGAGGAGACGGAGACTGCGGAGACAGTCGGCGAATCGCAAGCGGAGCCGGAAACCGCCACGGCAACCGGAGGTGAGACCGATGCGTGA
- a CDS encoding ABC transporter permease subunit: protein MREITRYESERRIKGVLILSGLLGVMSLFFVALFPSIANSGADLDAYMESLPPAMRVAFGASGAFSITSIEGFLAVELYQFFWLLMLGIYVAYQAGGLIAGDVERDRMDTLLAAPISRRSVVVGKFLALVPGIVALNFIVGAVVFGTVVAIGESIPIADLAMAHLLSIPYLLACGGIGILLSVLVDDADVAKRGGLGAIFGLFLLDSIGKAADMGWLGNISPTHYYDPTAILVSSEYDLTGAVVLLVGTALLVAASVWWFERTDIQ, encoded by the coding sequence ATGCGTGAAATCACCCGCTACGAGTCCGAGCGACGAATCAAAGGCGTGTTGATACTCTCGGGACTGCTCGGCGTGATGTCGCTGTTCTTCGTCGCGCTGTTCCCGTCCATCGCCAACTCGGGCGCGGACTTAGACGCCTACATGGAGAGTCTGCCGCCAGCGATGCGTGTCGCGTTCGGCGCGTCGGGCGCGTTCTCCATTACGAGCATCGAGGGCTTTCTCGCAGTGGAACTCTACCAGTTCTTCTGGTTGCTGATGCTCGGCATCTACGTCGCGTATCAGGCCGGTGGCCTCATCGCTGGCGACGTGGAGCGCGACCGGATGGACACCCTGCTCGCCGCGCCCATCTCGCGGCGGTCGGTCGTCGTCGGGAAGTTCCTCGCGCTCGTGCCGGGTATCGTCGCGCTCAACTTCATCGTCGGCGCAGTGGTCTTCGGTACCGTCGTCGCCATCGGCGAGTCGATTCCGATTGCCGACCTCGCGATGGCACACCTACTGTCGATTCCGTACCTGCTGGCCTGCGGTGGCATCGGTATCCTGCTGTCGGTCCTCGTGGACGACGCAGACGTGGCGAAGCGCGGCGGTCTCGGAGCCATCTTCGGGCTGTTCCTGCTCGACTCCATCGGCAAGGCCGCAGACATGGGCTGGCTCGGTAACATCAGCCCGACTCACTACTACGACCCGACGGCGATTCTGGTCTCCAGCGAGTACGACCTGACGGGCGCAGTCGTTCTGCTGGTCGGCACGGCGCTGTTGGTGGCGGCGAGCGTTTGGTGGTTCGAGCGGACGGACATCCAGTGA
- a CDS encoding TetR/AcrR family transcriptional regulator, protein MSGFGDQERERIRNQLRETGKELFAQYGLDKTTISELTDAVGIANGTFYRFYDSKERLYFEILREEGERFAREIIAESFEAEEDPEDAIVAFLTRLCELMETNPLFHQLIVDDDFRRLTEQFTDEEMEAEAEESLSYLAPYIEQWQSEGRLRDGDTKVLAGVLGAAKFLPYHKEDYHDDEFYEDVRDAFIETLAAGLVQRADVQTEEVDES, encoded by the coding sequence ATGAGCGGCTTCGGCGACCAAGAACGCGAACGCATTCGAAACCAGTTGCGCGAGACGGGCAAAGAGCTGTTCGCGCAGTACGGCCTCGACAAGACGACCATCTCGGAACTGACCGACGCCGTCGGCATCGCCAACGGGACGTTCTATCGGTTCTACGACTCGAAAGAGCGACTCTACTTCGAGATACTCCGCGAGGAGGGCGAACGGTTCGCCAGAGAGATAATCGCCGAGTCGTTCGAAGCCGAAGAGGACCCAGAGGACGCCATCGTGGCGTTTCTCACCAGACTGTGTGAGCTGATGGAGACGAATCCGTTGTTCCACCAACTCATCGTGGACGACGACTTTCGCCGACTCACCGAGCAGTTCACCGACGAGGAGATGGAAGCCGAGGCAGAGGAGTCGCTGTCGTACCTCGCACCCTACATCGAACAGTGGCAATCGGAGGGGCGACTTCGAGACGGCGACACGAAGGTCCTCGCGGGCGTCCTCGGCGCAGCGAAGTTCCTGCCGTACCACAAGGAGGACTATCACGACGACGAGTTCTACGAGGACGTGCGCGACGCGTTCATCGAGACGCTAGCGGCCGGGTTGGTACAACGAGCAGACGTGCAGACAGAGGAAGTAGACGAGTCGTAG
- the aspS gene encoding aspartate--tRNA(Asn) ligase, whose product MEDRTYTADAEPGETATVAGWAHEIRDLGGIAFLIVRDTTGKIQVKFEKDEMDEDLVETGLDVSRESVVKITGEVKEEPRAPTDVEVVPESIEVVAPADPELPLDPSGKVDADLSTRLDNRTLDLRKDEVQAIFEIRAEVLRSVRDAFRNLGGTEINTPKIVATGTEGGTELFPITYFGQEAFMNQSPQLFKQLMVGSGLERVFEVGPIFRAEEHNTPRHLNEATSIDFESAFYDHEDAMDACEQVVKAAYEGVAENCQDELEALGYEDFEAPSGEFPRLTYEEAIERINATGELDEQLVWGDDLPTEGEKALGADVGSHYFITDWPSEIKPFYIKDHDDDPQLSTGFDMMAPNMELVSGGQREHRYEKLVEGFEQQGLDPESFDYYTKMFKYGMPPHAGWGLGGERLIMTMLGLENIREAVLFPRDRQRLSP is encoded by the coding sequence ATGGAAGACCGCACCTACACAGCGGACGCCGAACCCGGCGAGACGGCGACGGTAGCCGGTTGGGCCCACGAGATCCGCGACCTCGGTGGCATCGCATTCCTCATCGTTCGGGACACGACCGGCAAGATTCAGGTCAAGTTCGAGAAGGACGAGATGGACGAAGACCTCGTGGAAACCGGTCTCGACGTCTCCCGCGAGAGCGTCGTGAAGATTACCGGCGAGGTCAAAGAAGAACCGCGCGCACCGACCGACGTGGAAGTCGTGCCGGAGTCCATCGAAGTCGTCGCGCCTGCCGACCCGGAACTGCCGCTGGACCCCTCCGGCAAGGTGGACGCCGACCTCTCGACGCGACTCGACAACCGCACGCTCGACCTGCGCAAAGACGAGGTGCAAGCCATCTTCGAGATTCGCGCAGAAGTCCTCCGCTCGGTTCGTGACGCCTTCCGCAACCTCGGCGGTACGGAAATCAACACGCCGAAAATCGTCGCGACAGGGACCGAAGGCGGCACCGAGCTGTTCCCCATCACGTACTTCGGTCAGGAAGCGTTCATGAACCAGTCGCCACAGCTGTTCAAACAGCTGATGGTCGGCTCCGGACTCGAACGCGTCTTCGAAGTCGGCCCCATCTTCCGCGCCGAGGAGCACAACACGCCGCGGCACCTCAACGAAGCGACCTCCATCGACTTCGAGAGCGCGTTCTACGACCACGAGGACGCGATGGACGCCTGCGAGCAGGTCGTCAAGGCCGCCTACGAGGGCGTCGCCGAGAACTGCCAAGACGAACTCGAAGCACTCGGCTACGAGGACTTCGAGGCTCCGTCGGGCGAGTTCCCGCGACTCACCTACGAGGAAGCCATCGAGCGCATCAACGCGACGGGCGAACTCGACGAGCAACTTGTCTGGGGCGACGACCTCCCGACCGAGGGCGAGAAGGCGCTCGGCGCGGACGTCGGCAGCCACTACTTCATCACCGACTGGCCCAGCGAAATCAAGCCGTTCTACATCAAGGACCACGACGACGACCCGCAACTCTCGACCGGGTTCGACATGATGGCCCCGAACATGGAACTCGTCTCGGGCGGCCAGCGTGAACACCGCTACGAGAAGCTGGTCGAAGGCTTCGAACAGCAGGGACTCGACCCCGAGTCGTTCGACTACTACACGAAGATGTTCAAGTACGGCATGCCGCCCCACGCAGGCTGGGGTCTCGGTGGCGAGCGTCTCATCATGACGATGCTCGGTCTGGAGAACATCCGTGAAGCGGTTCTGTTCCCGCGAGATCGTCAGCGGCTGAGTCCGTAG
- a CDS encoding pantoate kinase produces MNGKSARAFVPGHVTGFFSVHDSEDPEQAGSRGAGVTLSDGVTVELEAAAETTMQLNDEPAAIEAATRVLDALEVDADVVARTDLPVGAGFGVSGATALGTALAANEAFDCGRSENELVSIAHAAEVESGTGLGDVVAQARGGVPIRLDPGAPDYGRLDGVPVRTRVEYLTLGERSTEDVLAGNTDHLSEVGVDMLVELVNEPTLETFVDLSWEFSKEADLLATEVEEVIDDVRAEGGQAAMAMLGETVFALGTGLTDAGYDAVSCETHPAGATLEME; encoded by the coding sequence ATGAACGGCAAGTCGGCGCGGGCGTTCGTGCCGGGTCACGTCACGGGCTTTTTCAGCGTCCACGACTCCGAAGACCCCGAGCAGGCAGGCTCTCGCGGTGCGGGCGTCACTCTCTCGGACGGCGTCACCGTCGAACTCGAAGCGGCCGCGGAGACGACGATGCAACTGAACGACGAACCGGCGGCTATCGAGGCCGCGACGCGCGTGCTGGACGCGCTCGAAGTCGATGCCGACGTGGTCGCGCGAACTGACCTCCCCGTCGGCGCGGGCTTTGGCGTCTCCGGCGCAACCGCGCTCGGCACCGCACTCGCCGCGAACGAGGCGTTCGACTGCGGGCGCTCGGAGAACGAACTGGTCAGCATCGCCCACGCGGCGGAGGTCGAGTCCGGCACGGGACTCGGCGACGTGGTCGCGCAAGCACGGGGTGGCGTCCCCATCCGCCTCGACCCCGGTGCGCCAGACTACGGCCGCCTCGACGGCGTCCCCGTACGCACGCGAGTCGAGTATCTCACCCTCGGCGAGCGCTCGACTGAGGACGTGCTGGCGGGCAACACCGACCACCTCTCGGAAGTCGGCGTGGACATGCTGGTCGAACTGGTGAACGAACCGACCCTAGAGACGTTCGTGGACCTCTCGTGGGAGTTCAGCAAGGAAGCGGACCTGCTCGCGACAGAGGTCGAGGAGGTCATCGACGACGTGCGCGCCGAGGGCGGCCAAGCGGCGATGGCGATGCTCGGCGAGACAGTGTTCGCGCTGGGGACTGGGCTGACTGACGCGGGGTACGATGCTGTGTCGTGTGAGACCCATCCAGCGGGCGCGACGCTGGAGATGGAGTAG
- a CDS encoding 4-phosphopantoate--beta-alanine ligase, which yields MTEIPEDHPRYESLLTRHRIEEGVEKGITSKQGLIAQGRGEAFDYLLGERTTESAAEAERAAAAKLLLADHAVLSVNGNVAALVPGETVELAEAVGADIEVNLFNRTEARMQAIADHLHEHGAADVKGLAADALIPGIDHERAKVDEDGIYDADVVVVPLEDGDRAEALAEMGKTELVIDLNPMSRSAQTATIPIVDNVIRAVPNMTEYARELQNTSREELEAIVAEFDREEALEAAERAIRQGDLD from the coding sequence ATGACCGAGATACCCGAGGACCACCCGCGGTACGAGTCGCTCCTCACGCGCCATCGAATCGAGGAGGGCGTCGAGAAGGGAATCACCAGCAAGCAGGGTCTCATCGCGCAGGGGCGCGGCGAGGCGTTCGACTACCTCCTCGGCGAGCGAACGACCGAGAGCGCCGCCGAAGCAGAGCGGGCCGCCGCCGCCAAGCTCCTGCTCGCCGACCACGCCGTCCTCTCGGTGAACGGCAACGTCGCCGCGCTCGTTCCGGGGGAAACCGTCGAACTGGCCGAGGCCGTCGGTGCCGACATCGAGGTCAACCTGTTCAACCGCACCGAAGCGCGCATGCAGGCTATCGCCGACCACCTGCACGAACACGGCGCGGCGGACGTGAAGGGACTCGCCGCGGACGCGCTGATTCCCGGCATCGACCACGAGCGCGCGAAGGTAGACGAGGACGGCATCTACGACGCCGACGTGGTCGTCGTCCCCCTCGAAGACGGCGACCGGGCGGAAGCACTCGCCGAGATGGGCAAAACCGAACTCGTCATCGACCTCAACCCGATGTCGCGCTCCGCTCAAACTGCGACGATTCCAATCGTAGACAACGTGATTCGCGCCGTACCGAACATGACCGAGTACGCTCGGGAGTTACAGAACACCTCCCGCGAGGAACTGGAAGCTATCGTCGCGGAGTTCGACCGCGAGGAAGCACTCGAAGCCGCAGAACGGGCGATTCGGCAGGGCGACCTCGACTGA